A section of the Solitalea canadensis DSM 3403 genome encodes:
- a CDS encoding sigma-54-dependent transcriptional regulator has protein sequence MKLKSSKILIVDDDPDVLVAMKMLLQPEVKELVTEKNPENLNALLTRTKFDLIILDMNFKSALNTGNEGFFWLNKIRTQDKDVLVVMITAYGDINLAIRSLKEGASDFVVKPWRNEQLIEVIAEALSKISAPTPNSSTQPISVKTEKNSTSGLNNSETSLLLGASEAMQEVFYKIDKIGPTDANVLILGENGTGKDLVARALHQKSLRSSKPFISVDLGALTETLFESELFGHRKGAFTDAREDRVGRIEAASGGTLFLDEIGNISLYQQAKLLSVLQNRHVVRLGANQMIPVDIRLICATNVPIYDLASESRFRRDLIYRINTVEIIIPPLRKRGKDIILLANHFLEKYSVKYNKSGLAFDAQSTEKLMSYNWPGNVRELQHTIERAVIMAGNAFIKAHELSFSPIENAEPVDDEPKTFQLHDIEKDTILKAIDKHQGNISKAAKELGITRTALYRRLNKYDI, from the coding sequence ATGAAATTAAAAAGCTCAAAAATTCTTATTGTCGATGATGATCCTGATGTATTAGTAGCCATGAAGATGCTATTACAGCCGGAAGTTAAAGAATTGGTGACGGAGAAAAATCCGGAGAATTTAAATGCCCTTCTAACACGCACCAAATTCGACCTGATCATTTTAGACATGAACTTTAAGAGTGCCTTAAATACAGGTAATGAAGGTTTCTTTTGGTTAAATAAAATACGTACACAAGATAAAGATGTGCTGGTGGTAATGATTACCGCTTATGGCGATATTAACCTGGCCATTCGTTCCTTAAAAGAAGGAGCCAGTGATTTTGTGGTAAAACCATGGCGAAATGAGCAGTTAATAGAAGTAATCGCTGAGGCACTTTCGAAGATAAGTGCACCTACGCCTAATTCTTCTACACAACCAATTAGTGTTAAAACGGAAAAGAATAGCACATCAGGACTTAATAATTCAGAAACTTCTTTACTGTTAGGAGCATCTGAAGCTATGCAGGAGGTATTTTATAAAATTGATAAGATAGGTCCTACAGATGCAAACGTACTTATCCTAGGAGAAAACGGAACCGGAAAAGACTTAGTAGCACGGGCCTTGCATCAAAAATCACTTCGCAGCAGCAAACCTTTTATTTCAGTAGATCTTGGTGCATTAACCGAAACACTTTTCGAAAGTGAATTATTCGGGCACCGTAAGGGAGCTTTTACAGATGCGCGAGAAGATCGCGTAGGCAGAATCGAAGCGGCGTCGGGAGGAACTCTTTTCTTAGATGAAATCGGGAATATTTCACTGTACCAACAAGCTAAATTATTATCAGTATTACAAAACCGTCATGTTGTACGCTTGGGGGCCAATCAAATGATCCCTGTCGATATTCGTTTAATTTGTGCTACCAATGTTCCAATTTATGATCTGGCTTCTGAATCAAGATTTAGAAGGGACTTGATCTATCGAATTAATACTGTTGAAATAATTATCCCTCCATTACGGAAACGAGGAAAAGATATCATTTTACTTGCCAATCATTTTCTGGAGAAATATTCGGTAAAATACAATAAAAGCGGGTTGGCATTTGATGCTCAGTCCACAGAAAAATTGATGAGTTATAACTGGCCCGGAAATGTACGGGAGCTTCAGCATACCATTGAGCGTGCTGTAATTATGGCGGGAAATGCTTTCATCAAGGCTCATGAACTTTCATTTTCGCCCATCGAAAATGCAGAACCTGTTGATGACGAGCCAAAAACATTTCAATTGCACGACATTGAAAAAGACACCATTCTAAAAGCCATTGATAAACATCAGGGCAATATTAGCAAAGCTGCAAAAGAGCTGGGTATAACACGCACTGCACTATACAGGAGATTGAACAAATATGACATCTAA
- a CDS encoding four helix bundle protein gives MFGITSQLRRAAVSIPCNTAEDAGRNSNPDFNRFLSIAMDAASETEYLLLLSFELGYLTPYSFKLLNDELIQSKKMLNSFSSKLRD, from the coding sequence ATCTTCGGCATTACCAGTCAGCTTCGAAGAGCAGCTGTATCAATTCCCTGCAATACTGCTGAAGATGCCGGAAGAAATTCAAATCCAGACTTTAACCGCTTCCTCTCAATTGCTATGGACGCTGCCTCAGAAACCGAATACTTACTATTATTATCATTTGAACTCGGCTATCTCACCCCTTACTCTTTCAAACTTTTGAATGACGAACTCATTCAGTCTAAAAAAATGCTTAACTCATTTAGCAGTAAACTAAGAGACTAA
- a CDS encoding efflux RND transporter periplasmic adaptor subunit, which yields MDRIIEKKKWSAKKIMTIVGATAIIALIGFSYFSISGKSRLNVKDEQIIIGEVKKGPFQEFIPINGVVQPITTIYLDAIEGGRVEQKFVEDGAIVKTGQPLLKLANTDLELDLANRETAVYDLITNMQNTRNLSDQNSIRQLNQMADVDNAMAEAERKYKMNKTLYEQKVVSYQEFKAAENEYNYQTRRKKLTIETLKKDTIASNQQIVQMKQSLVRMQNALELMRQKAEDLTVKSPVDGQLTSLDVEIGQSKNKGERLGQVDVLSGFKVRADIDEHYISRVFTGLDGEFIFNNETYKLKVKKIYSQVSNGRFQVDMEFVGAVPKGVRRGQTLQIRLALGDETQALLLPKGGFYQQTGGNWIFKVSADGKTAYKVDIQLGRQNPDYYEVLGGLKPGDKVVTSSYDNYGDIQELNIGKGK from the coding sequence TTGGACAGAATAATAGAAAAGAAAAAATGGTCGGCCAAAAAGATCATGACGATTGTTGGAGCGACTGCAATTATAGCACTGATTGGATTTAGTTATTTCTCCATCAGTGGAAAATCTCGTCTGAATGTTAAAGACGAACAAATAATTATTGGAGAGGTTAAAAAAGGTCCATTTCAGGAGTTCATTCCAATTAATGGTGTGGTACAGCCTATAACTACCATTTATTTAGATGCAATTGAAGGCGGTCGTGTTGAACAAAAGTTTGTTGAAGATGGAGCCATTGTGAAAACTGGTCAGCCTTTATTAAAACTGGCTAACACAGATCTGGAGCTTGACTTGGCTAACCGCGAAACAGCCGTTTATGATCTGATCACCAATATGCAAAACACTCGCAACTTATCTGATCAAAACAGTATCCGTCAGTTAAATCAAATGGCTGATGTTGATAATGCAATGGCAGAAGCGGAGCGTAAATATAAAATGAACAAAACGCTGTATGAACAAAAGGTGGTTTCGTACCAGGAATTTAAAGCCGCAGAAAACGAATACAACTATCAAACTCGTCGTAAGAAACTGACTATTGAAACCTTGAAAAAGGATACCATCGCAAGTAATCAGCAAATAGTTCAGATGAAACAGTCGTTAGTACGTATGCAAAATGCGTTGGAGTTAATGCGTCAGAAAGCTGAAGACTTAACAGTTAAATCACCTGTTGATGGTCAATTAACTTCATTGGATGTTGAAATCGGCCAGTCGAAAAACAAAGGCGAACGTTTAGGTCAGGTTGACGTTTTAAGTGGCTTTAAAGTACGTGCTGATATTGACGAACATTATATTTCTCGTGTATTTACCGGCTTAGATGGCGAATTTATTTTCAACAATGAAACCTACAAGCTTAAGGTTAAAAAGATCTACTCTCAAGTTTCCAACGGACGCTTTCAGGTAGATATGGAATTTGTGGGTGCAGTTCCTAAAGGAGTTCGTCGTGGACAAACTTTACAAATCCGTTTGGCTTTAGGTGATGAAACCCAAGCTTTATTACTGCCTAAAGGTGGTTTTTATCAGCAAACCGGAGGTAACTGGATCTTTAAAGTAAGTGCAGACGGAAAAACAGCTTATAAAGTTGATATTCAGTTGGGTCGTCAAAATCCTGATTACTATGAAGTGCTGGGTGGATTAAAACCGGGCGACAAAGTAGTGACATCAAGCTATGATAACTACGGAGATATTCAGGAGCTGAATATCGGAAAAGGGAAGTAA
- a CDS encoding ABC transporter ATP-binding protein produces MIKISNLEKIYRTEDVETVALNKVSFDIKEGEFVAIMGPSGCGKSTLLNILGLLDDLDAGSFVFAGQEVAKYNERKRADLRKKHIGFVFQSFNLIDELTVYENVELPLLYLKVGTEERKKRVEEVLEKMQIMHRKNHFPQQLSGGQQQRVAVARAVVNRPKLILADEPTGNLDSSNGNEVMQMLTELNDAGTTVIMVTHSEHDARYSHRIVRMLDGQVVLENVMI; encoded by the coding sequence ATGATAAAAATATCCAATCTGGAAAAAATCTACAGAACAGAAGATGTTGAAACTGTAGCATTGAATAAAGTATCCTTTGATATAAAAGAAGGAGAGTTTGTGGCCATAATGGGACCTTCTGGATGTGGTAAATCCACACTGTTGAATATCCTTGGTTTGTTAGATGACTTAGATGCCGGAAGTTTTGTTTTTGCAGGACAAGAGGTGGCTAAATACAACGAACGCAAACGTGCTGATTTACGCAAAAAACATATTGGTTTTGTATTCCAGAGCTTCAACCTGATTGACGAATTAACCGTGTATGAAAATGTGGAATTACCACTGCTTTATTTGAAAGTTGGCACAGAAGAACGTAAAAAACGTGTGGAAGAAGTGTTGGAAAAGATGCAGATCATGCACCGTAAAAATCACTTTCCTCAGCAATTGTCGGGTGGTCAGCAGCAACGTGTAGCAGTAGCTCGCGCAGTGGTAAACCGTCCTAAATTAATTCTTGCCGATGAGCCTACAGGTAACCTCGACTCAAGCAACGGTAATGAAGTAATGCAAATGCTTACCGAACTAAACGATGCCGGTACAACCGTAATTATGGTAACTCACTCAGAGCACGATGCACGCTACAGTCACCGCATTGTACGCATGCTCGACGGACAAGTAGTGCTTGAAAATGTAATGATATAG
- a CDS encoding ABC transporter permease, with protein MLRNYLKIAFRNLLRNKGFSLINISGLAIGMASAVLILLWIQYEFSYDNFNQHKDRLYQVWNRGFFDGKVQSWNSTPKILAKTLKQEYPDIEEASRVELRSPFLLIVGDKKLRTRGGFVDPGFLKMFSFPLIKGNSKTALDNVYSIVITESLAKKLFGDEDPMGKTIRIENKDNFIVSGLLKDVPTNTRFSFEYLLPWAYMTKIGWDDDFWGNNSTNTYVLLKEHTTAASVGAKIKNVTIAHSKGTEQNELFLHPLSKWRLYTQFEGSVAGGRIAIVNTFGVLAIFILVIACINFMNLSTARSEKRAKEVGIRKVVGAEKHTLISQFLGESILISLLAGIIALFIVQLALPAFNAFTLQKIEIQYSNSYFWISAIAFILFTGLLAGSYPAFYLSAFQPVRVLKGTFKAGHTSFSPRKVLVVIQFTIAIILIIATIFVNRQIQYSQDRETGYSKDNLIYHFLTEDLEKKYPIIKSELLSSGVATAVCKTSAPMTQGFSNSWGFEWQGKDPKSKIIFNRFCVDEDLAKTVGLTIVKGRDINLKDYPTDSTACMINESALKIMGFKDPIGQIIKDNNVDWHVVGVIKDFVLQSPFENTEPMVIEGARGWFNVIHIKLNTQNSNAENLKIAEEIFKKHNYQFPFEYQFIDEEYAQKFNDVQRVSKLISLFTALIIFISCLGLFGLATYMAENRIKEIGVRKVLGASVLSITTLLSKDFLKLIIVAIVIATPIAYFIVSKWLQSISYHVSVQWWVFITAGLLSMLIALITISYQAIKAATANPVQSLRSE; from the coding sequence ATGCTACGTAACTACCTTAAAATAGCATTCAGAAATCTCTTGAGAAACAAAGGTTTTTCGTTAATCAATATTTCTGGTTTGGCAATAGGAATGGCTAGTGCCGTTTTAATATTGCTTTGGATACAGTATGAGTTTAGTTACGATAATTTTAATCAACATAAAGACCGCCTCTACCAGGTATGGAATCGTGGATTTTTTGACGGCAAAGTTCAGTCGTGGAATTCAACTCCAAAGATTCTGGCTAAAACATTAAAACAAGAATATCCTGATATTGAGGAAGCTTCCCGTGTGGAATTAAGAAGTCCTTTTTTATTGATCGTAGGAGATAAAAAGTTAAGAACCCGCGGTGGATTTGTTGATCCCGGATTCTTAAAGATGTTTAGTTTCCCACTTATTAAAGGAAATTCGAAAACAGCATTGGATAATGTGTACTCAATTGTTATCACTGAAAGTTTGGCAAAGAAACTTTTCGGTGATGAAGATCCAATGGGAAAAACCATTCGCATTGAGAATAAAGATAATTTTATAGTAAGCGGATTACTAAAAGACGTCCCCACAAATACCCGTTTCTCCTTTGAATACCTATTGCCCTGGGCTTACATGACTAAAATAGGTTGGGACGATGATTTTTGGGGAAACAACTCAACTAATACGTACGTACTTTTAAAAGAACATACTACAGCAGCGTCTGTAGGTGCTAAAATTAAGAATGTTACGATAGCTCATTCAAAAGGGACTGAGCAAAATGAGTTGTTTCTTCATCCATTATCGAAATGGAGATTATACACCCAATTTGAAGGATCTGTTGCAGGAGGAAGAATAGCTATTGTAAATACTTTTGGAGTACTAGCTATTTTTATCCTTGTAATTGCGTGTATTAACTTTATGAACCTAAGCACTGCCAGAAGTGAAAAGCGTGCAAAAGAAGTTGGAATTCGTAAAGTGGTAGGAGCAGAGAAACACACACTGATCAGTCAGTTTTTAGGTGAATCTATCCTTATTTCTTTGTTGGCAGGTATAATAGCATTGTTTATAGTTCAGTTAGCATTACCTGCATTCAATGCATTTACTCTGCAAAAGATTGAAATTCAATATAGTAATAGTTATTTCTGGATATCGGCTATAGCATTTATCCTTTTTACAGGCTTACTGGCTGGAAGTTATCCTGCCTTTTACCTTTCTGCATTTCAACCAGTGCGGGTTTTAAAGGGCACATTTAAGGCAGGGCATACTTCCTTTAGTCCACGAAAAGTGTTGGTGGTTATTCAGTTTACGATTGCCATCATACTGATCATTGCAACCATTTTTGTTAATCGTCAGATTCAGTATTCGCAAGATCGCGAAACCGGTTACTCAAAAGATAACCTAATCTATCACTTCCTTACAGAAGACCTGGAAAAAAAATATCCGATCATTAAAAGTGAATTGTTAAGCTCAGGAGTGGCAACTGCTGTTTGTAAAACAAGTGCTCCGATGACACAAGGTTTCAGCAATTCCTGGGGATTCGAATGGCAAGGTAAAGATCCTAAGTCGAAGATCATTTTTAACCGCTTTTGTGTGGATGAAGATTTGGCGAAAACGGTGGGTTTAACGATAGTTAAAGGCCGTGATATTAATCTTAAAGATTATCCGACTGATTCAACAGCTTGCATGATTAATGAATCAGCATTAAAAATAATGGGGTTCAAAGATCCAATTGGTCAAATTATTAAGGATAATAACGTCGATTGGCATGTGGTAGGTGTGATCAAAGATTTTGTTTTACAATCACCTTTTGAGAATACAGAACCGATGGTCATTGAAGGGGCCAGAGGATGGTTTAATGTAATCCACATTAAACTCAATACGCAAAATTCAAATGCTGAAAATTTAAAGATCGCCGAAGAAATCTTTAAAAAGCATAATTACCAGTTTCCGTTTGAGTATCAATTTATTGATGAAGAATATGCTCAGAAATTCAACGATGTGCAACGAGTGTCAAAATTGATAAGTCTGTTTACAGCATTGATCATCTTTATTTCATGCTTAGGATTATTTGGTCTGGCAACTTACATGGCAGAAAATAGAATAAAAGAAATCGGAGTTAGAAAAGTTTTGGGAGCCTCAGTATTAAGCATAACAACCTTGTTATCAAAAGATTTCTTAAAGTTGATCATTGTGGCAATTGTAATTGCTACACCAATAGCTTATTTCATAGTGAGTAAGTGGCTTCAGAGTATCTCCTATCATGTTTCTGTTCAATGGTGGGTATTTATCACAGCAGGCTTACTATCCATGTTGATTGCTTTAATAACCATAAGTTATCAAGCAATTAAAGCGGCAACGGCAAATCCGGTGCAAAGCTTACGATCAGAGTAA